GATATGCGCCTCTGGCTGTACAACAGTGAGGTAATGTCAGACCTGTGCTCCTTTCCTCATCTGGCAGATATTCTGAATCTTAAGCTTTTCTAGAAACTATTGAATACCCATGCacaggaaaaacagcaaaaagtaGTTGGCCTATTAACTGCCTGGCTGGAAAACTCTTGCCTCTTGTTCTCTGGAGTTTCTTGTGCGCTCACTCCAAGCAGCGAAATTTAATTTTTGGTGTTAATGACTctgaaggtattttattttattttattttattttattttattttattttattttattttattttattttattttattttattttattttattttattttatttttaaattttattttatttttaaattttattttatttttaaattttattttatcttttttattttattttatcttttttattttattttatcttttttattttattttatcttttttattttattttatcttttttattttattttatcttttttattttattttatcttttttattttattttatcttttttattttattttatcttttttattttattttatcttttttattttattttatcttttttattttattttatcttttttattttattttatcttttttattttatcttttatttatatCAGTAGTCTCACTGATAAACATGTAATTATCCTGGGATGTGTTTTAGAAGTGTCAGTAGGCCTATTAAAAGGCTTGATACGAAGTTTCACAGAAACTGTTTTGTTTGacagaaatggttttaaatggaaacaaaaatgttttttccttgaTGCACTTGAGGCTGGAGGCTTCTGTTGGTACAGAAGGATCTTTTTCCAATGTGTCTGTAAGCAAATGACAATGAACATGCAGAATGTGTTCCCCCAAATCACTAAGTGCATGTAATTCTCTCAGTCTAAAGAAGCACCACATCACATTAAAGCATTGAATAAATGATTCTGGAGAGAAGTCTTTAATTAACATAGATAGGAAACCAGTGTATgcatttttgtgaagaaattgTTAGTCCTGCTTTAATTTCATTGCTTCAAGAATAAAATATCTTCAGAGGTTTTAAAATCTAGAAGTAATAACcatgaagtgtttttttctcctgcagaacTATCTTACTTTGCTGGATGATGAAGATCACAGGCTGGAGTATCTTAAAATCCAAGATGAGCAGCACTTAGTAATAGAAGGTATAAAAAGGGTCTACAATTGGTTTACACACTAAAACCAAACAGTTTATATCAGTGTGTATCTTTATATATTTGATTAATAGATTCTACGTAGTACCCACTTTTGGAATTGCCCAAACTACACAAATACAGGGCTGCTGcccaaagattttcttttttagaaatgttttcagaatgCAGAGTGTGTGTAAATAGAAAtctgtatatatgtatgtattgaAAGAGATACAGGAAGAATATACCTTCCCCTACAGCTATAACTAACTAAAATACCAGCTTTAACAAAAGCAGTGTGAGGCATATGAGGCCTTCTCATTACCTGATTTGCTTTCACTAATTTTACAAGAGTTGAGGTCATGATTTTTGCTGGAACACATTCTTACAGAGCAAAAGGTGAAGAAAGCTGCGTGCTTCAGTCCAGGGCAGGTTAATTTCTAAGTTTTTTCATTACaagctgctttcattttcatgtcTGGAGAGAACCTGACATGTTTGGGTGTGAGTGGCTCTCCTTGTAGTGGAAAGACAGCAGAAACAATTTGAACCTTTCTTGTTTCCATTTTGTGTCCCTTGTGTCTCATCCTTCTGCAATGCACTCACTACTGCACCAGGCAGCCCTATCAGTCACAAGTACATTAATCCCTTGTTAGAGGCATCAGAGTGCACAACTCCACTGAGTTTTCAACTAGTTTGACcctttttggcttcttttttgaTAATAGAAACAAAAGTGCACATATTTAATCCACTCTACTGTTGTCCTTACATCACAGAGCCTGGATAGAAATCTGGGGACTGCGTTGTTTGCGTCCAAGTTTCACTCATCTTAGTTTGATATTACACCTCAGGTTGGTGTGCTAGATGGGctcatcctttttcttcttggctCAGCTCATATTGAATCAATTTAAAATTGGCAGAGTGGCTGATGCAGTTCATTGTGCATCTGCATTTATCACTAGACACAAGAGAAGAAATGGGAATTTCTGTGGAGAGAGGGACTGCACCTTGCTGTGTCAGGTGAAATAGAACCCAGTTTGTCTTGAAACAGATGTAATTTATCCCCATTTTGAAATACACTTGAACCTTTTGTTGGTTcataacaataacaacaaaaaaaaagtagttaacACTCATGAAGTGTTCGAATCTGGGGGATCCTTATTAAGTATTAAAACAAGGACTGAAAAATTTGTCATCCGCCAGGAAAGAAATCTCAAGGCTGCTTTCTAAAGATGTTGCTGGTGTGGTTGGAATGATGCCAGTATTAGAATAATTTCCAGTAATGATTGGAAacattgaaatgaaaattagcaaaaataacgacaaaaaacccacaaatttcTGATATAAAATATTGGAATAGTTCAATTAAACCTTTTTAGACGTATAAACTTTCTGGAGTAAgtaacaaaaacatttaaaaaatccttaTCCCATTTCTCTTTCTAGTTCGAAACAAAGACATGAGCTGGCCAGAAGAGATGTCTTTTATAGCAAACAGCAGTAAAATAGACAGACATAAAGGTAAGTGTTCCAGCACAGTAATCAAATtatgaggagaagaaaaatccaaGAATCTGTATTATGTTGAAACGATAGAAGTACTCTTAACATCAAAGAGATCTTTCGTGCCTGTGCTGCTTTGCTTGTTCTTTCTATTAACATAGATGCTGGAAATGTGAAGGGCTTGGATTTATAGATAAATAATTTGTAGATGTTCAGTTGCAGCAgtagcaaatattttaattctatgtttatttttttggatttttttttttaagatgaggaatagcaaatattttcataaattaatCCAGAAATATAAGTACTGTGATTATTCACCTGAACATAGTTTGGATGGATTTTACTGGTGTCTTTGGTGTGTCAGATTCAACAAAATACCACAGTTTTCTGTTGACTTAAGGAGAGTTAATTAGAGCAGATATTTTGAACAGGCAGGTCCTCTGTGCAAGCTGCAATCTTGTAATTGGGAGCAGCTTAAATAAAATTGGTTACTGTGAAAAGGTCGTGTTGGTAACTATTGATACAgtgttctgaatttttttacatCTGCACAGCTGGTATAattatgatttctttttctcagttccTACAGAAAAGGGTGCTACTGGATTAAGCAATCTGGGTAACACATGCTTCATGAACTCCAGCATCCAGTGTGTCAGTAACACACAGCCTCTGACACGGTATTTCATCTCAGGAAGACATCTTTATGAACTTAAcaggtaattttcttctttgagacCACTGGCATTTCAGATGCTGTAACACTTCTTGAAAATCAAgtttcagctttcagaaatgaATAGTATGAATAAGTCCTTCTAAGTTAAGTGTTATCAGCATATATCAGCTACACAGCAGAGACTAGATTAAATGCTTGAAATAATAAACTCTTCTGTTTCTTAGAGAGTTAAGAGTTCAGCAAGAAAGCTTTGCATTTCATTGCTTATCTTTATGCTTGAACTTTCTTTAAATTTCAGTGTGATTTTAATTACTTAATGATTTCTAGGACAAATCCAATAGGAATGAAAGGACACATGGCCAAGTGCTATGGGGATTTGGTTCAGGAGTTGTGGAGTGGAACTCAGAAGAACATAGCACCATTAAAACTTAGGGTAAGTCTGTGGTAGGTGTTACTTAAAGGTAGAAAGCAGTCATTTCTTTGGATAGCAGAAATCTTGGAATGCACTTCTTTCTTATGTTACCTCTATCATAATGGGACTGGAATCAATATCTCCtccagagaaagggaaggaaacctgagcaaatattttatatgttaGGAGCTGGCTGTGAAGCCAATGACTGTATCCTGGGCAGTCAGACATTATATTGCTCTGAACTGCTGacagaatttgttttcttgctctAAGGGCTGTAAGGGGAGGTGTTCAGGAAGGGGCTGTGCAGGGGCAGGATGCACATCTGGAGGAGGCCAGGGTACATCAGGCCTGGTGCATGATCTTAAATAAatgcatgtttttgttttttaacagtgGACAATAGCAAAGTATGCTCCAAGATTTAATGGCTTTCAACAGCAAGACTCACAGGAGcttctggcttttcttttggATGGGCTTCATGAGGATTTGAACAGAGTTCATGATAAGCCATATGTTGAATTGAAGGACAGTGATGGTCGTCCAGACTGGGAAGTAGCAGCAGAGGTATGGGTTAAATTGTTTGGGCTTGGGGTTTGCTTTATTGTTGGGttgtatttgggtttttttcttatagtACTAAGCTGCTCAGTTGTTCATGAATCTCTCTGTGGCAATATTCTTTCAGGACTCTGCTGTCTTTTCCAATTTTAAATCTGTGATTTAAGGAGTCAGCTTCACCTTGGAAGTGAAAATGAGTTCTAAGTATTAGAGTAAAGGTATAAAGATGGTACTTCACAGCAATTTTGAACAACTCAGAATTATGGAGTATCAGAATTTTTCAAGATACTTGATCCTTTCAGAAGTGCTTCAAATGATTCTAAATACTTTCTATTTATTAGAAATCAGTCAACAATAAATGTGGAAGTAATTTGGCTTTCATAGGCCAGTGAAACTTTGGAGGTCTTCCAGCATATCCTCCTTCCTATCCTGTAGTTCAAGCAAGATAGTCTTCAGTTTCTAACTTGGTATTGTATTTTTGTACTTCATTTTAGGCCTGGGAAAACCATCTGAGAAGAAACAGATCCATTGTTGTAGATTTATTTCATGGGCAGCTGAAGTCACaagtaaaatgtaaaacttGTGGACATATAAGTGTTAGATTTgatccttttaattttttatcctTGCCTTTGCCAATGGATAGCTACATGCACCTAGAAATTACAGGTGAGTAGTAGTGTTTAACATTTTAGTGTGAGTACAAGAATTTTAATTGGAATACAAAGAAACTAagataaaaactttaaaaacagaGCATGGATTTTCTGCCTTGACTAAAGGACTTACTGCAGAAACACGTGAACTCAAGATTTTGAgatatttccttctcttcactGAAAACTTGTGTTGTGGAGTTGTCCTAGATCTGCctagaacaaaaaaagaatggcTGGGGGGtgtacaaacaaaacaaacatgatAGGTTATGAACTAAACTATGAAGAACCCATGCATTGTTGGAAAAGTGGCAAAAggaaagatgataaaaaaatgaatcaaaTTTTGAAACCATTTTCTACTGCGTCTGCACCAAGGGGGTTTCTGACATTTGTCTCCAGACCTGGAAAATGGGctgataaggaaaaaataatatcttaaagtgggaaaaaaatgcttcagaagaAGTAAGTAGCTGTAAGGTATTATTCTCATCAAAACTTCCCTGGTTTGCTGACCAGTgtgcttcttttcccttttaaagtaattaaattgGATGGGACTACTCCTGTTCGATACGGCCTGAGGCTGAACATGGATGAGAAGTACACAGGTTTGAAAAAACAGTTAAGTGAACTCTGTGGGCTAAAACCAGAACAGATTCTACTTGCAGAAGTGCATAGCTCCAATATAaaggtaagaagaaaaaaaaaattaatcattgCTGCAACAGAATTAATGCTTAGCTTAATTCTCTGTAGTGTGTATAGATAATTTATTATCTATAAATATGGATAGTGTGTAGTGTGTGTagataatttattatttatagataatttattttctgttactgAATAGGATTAAAATTGCTTGAGACTGGGTGCTCTCAGTTTGTTTAGAGAGCCATTCATAGCAAAGGTCTTGTCACAGGGATCTGCAAAGCACTGTGCTTGTTGGCTCCATTTTTACCATCTAGAAAAGTgtaaaaaagcagaagggagagaagagctgagctgatagactgttttcaaaagaattaaATGTTTTTGAGTCCCAGAAGTATTGGATGTGTCTTActaatttcctcttttttactTCAGAACTTCCCTCAAGACAACCAGAAAGTCCGGTTATCGGTCAGTGGGTTTTTGTGTGCGTTTGAAATACCAATCCCAGGATCCCCTACATCAGCATCAAGCCCTGTGCAGACAGGTAAAAGGACACATACTTATTTTCCAGTTCATTTAAAGTGCACACTTCTCAGGTACTGGGGAAATTCAGGAGAAAATGTTACTTCTTGCTAATAAGTAAACAGTGAGGATTAAAGAAACGAAAAATACTGATCCACAAAGGAGCTGTGGGCAGTCTCAGTATCTACTGGGATGGGCCATGGTCCATTCTAGGATCATGTGCAGGACAGCAGTCTGAAGATTCCTAAATActtattttagttaaaaatacAAGACACCAGTGTTTTATTACTCGTGGATCAGCTCTTCGTGGTTTCATGTATGGGTTGTAAACACCTCTGTTGTTGTTTGCTCTTGCAGGCTCTGATTCTGCAAAGCTGAGGGAAATAAAAGGTTGGATGTTGGTCTTTTAGTGAATAGGAGGTACTTAATGAAATAGATTTCACAGAATGGAAAGGATAAAAATCTTAGTTTGGGTTACTGTAGATAACTGAGAATGTAACCATCTCTCTACAGATGTCTCAACTGGGCCATCAGCAAATGGAGCACCCAAAATCATGATGAATGGGGACCTTCCTAAACCAACCCTCATTCCAAATGGAATGCCAAATACTGTGGTGCCATGTGGAACAGAGCGTGGCCTTGCCAACTGCACCCTCAATGGCCACGTGCCCCTGCTTGCTGAGAGCCCCTGCACGGGCTATATCATTGCAGTCCACAGGAAAATGGTTAGTGCATATCAAGTGTTCACATAAGACACTTGGAGAGGAAGtcaaggaggattttttttttaatgtcttgtgATGAATTAATCTGTATTGCTAAAGAACAGGGAGCATGAATGCATTTCCCTCTTACAGGAGTGCTAAGTTCTACAGAAACACACCTCTTGTAGATTTGGATGGTGATGTCTAATGCtggtgtatttttctttcctgagtgCTGGCATGCTTCCCAGTTCTTTAATGCTGAGATGCATAGTTGGGCATTTGCTAACACCCTGATTAAACATTCCAGATCTTTGAACAGAACAAATTCTAAGCAGAGGAGCTactagaaatgcttttctttgctgttaGGTGGAAAAGCCTTATTTCATATAGAGAAACATAGTGAAGATAGACAGTACATTCCTGGGTTGTTCTCTTAGCATGAACTCCTCTTTGTAAAAGCATCTGTAGTTAAGTTGGGCTCTAAATGTCAAAGCTGGGTGACTAAACACCTCAAATAACCTCGTGTTCTGTGTGTGCTGGGTCCAGACTTCAGAGCTGATGTTTCAAGCCTGGTGGATGTGGGCCAGGGAGCCACTGAATGTTTTTGCTTATTCTCTCAAGTAGCTGCCACTGAACTAGATgctaaaacagaaaacacagggaCAACTAACATTCCATAGTAtcataaaatacaaaactgtTTTCAAGCAGTTTCACATCCACGATCAACATTTACAGTGTTTAGTGTTGGGAAAAATGGCTGAAATTGAGTCCTTTTAATAgaattaatgtttattttaattggtAAAGCCTGAAAGAGGGTCAGCATCCTAGTAGTGATGATAACCTGAGTTCCTGCATGCTGACATCTGAgcctttctttcatttcccatGTGCAGATGCGGAcagaattatattttctttcatctcagAAGAATCGTCCCAGTCTCTTTGGAATGCCCCTGATTGTTCCTTGTACAGTTCACACACGGAAAAAAGACCTTTATGATGCAGTGTGGATCCAGGTTTCCAGGCTTGCTAGCCCTCTCCCCCCTCAGGAAGCCAGTAATCATGCACAAGACTGGTGAGTTTGGCATCTCAGTCTTTGGCTGGAATTACCTAAGACAGTGGCATAGACATGCTgacaagatttaaaaatatatacatccTTCATCATTATTATACATCCTTCATCTTTATCTGCTTTGATTTCTTGTAATGCCTCTGTTGAATGAACATGTGTATAATTAAGCTTTAATGTCAGCAATGTTAGGAACAGTCATCTGTGCTTTTACCCCAAGTgctttctgcctccagcttccagttagtggtttatttttgtaagaaatCATTTTAGGGTCCTACATTTTAATAATggcaataattaaaaataacttttaatcCATTTTAATGCAGCTAAATGTGGGTATACCTTCTAGCTGTGTTTCAGGGTTGGCTTTACATAAATTGGTTAATTTGTTCTCATCCAGTGGTTGATTACTCATTATATCTGACAAATGTAGATGAGGTAAAGACAGATCTTGTCTAATAGCTTCGttaaattaatcaaaattacagtttttgagggggattttttttatggtgctttggtttctttttttttttaagtaaacatAGAAAGCAtagtgaaggaaggaaggcagttGGCAGTCTGAATGAGTGCTCATGTTTTATGTTGtattctcttctgtttcagtgatGATAGCATGGGATACCAGTATCCATTCACCCTAAGGGTTGTTCAGAAGGATGGAAATTCTTGTGCTTGGTGCCCATGGTACAGGTAAATTGGCCTTTTTAGATTTAAGGAAGGGAATCTCTCCAGCAGAAATGTAATTTATGGTAATGCTTTTTTGATACGTTTCAGGCTTCAGAGGTAATATCAAACAATAAGAATCTGGAATCTAATTTAACCAAAACCCTCAGATGACAGACTTTCACTGTGGAATAGCTTTTATGCCTTGGAGAGCTGAAAGCTCTGCTGACACAGAAACTTTAAATTAGGAAAGAGACATGACAGTATCAAAAACCATTTAACCCCTGACAGTATTCTTTGTGCAtgagtatttttatatatatacacacacatatgcagGCACATGTGTACATATTTAGATGATTTATGGCATTGTTTTTTGGGGTCATAGGTAGATGGTCAGAGTTCTATGCAGGGTAGATGTTTGAGCTGTTAGATGTTAAAATTTCATAGTAAAATAGCAAACTGctcattattttataaaaaaagtcTCTCTTGATGGCAGGGCCTGAAACTTCGGGAGTGCATCATCTTTGGGGATACTTTGGGGAGTGTGAAGTCATGCAAAATTTTGGACAATGTACTTAACCACATCTGACTTCTTGGTGTAGGTTTTGTCGTGGCTGTAAAATTGAGTGCAGTGAGGACAGAGCTTGTGTTGGGAATGCTTACATTGCTGTGGACTGGGACCCAACAGCCCTGCATCTGCGCTACCAGACCTCACAGGAACGGGTAAAACTCCTCTGCAAATCCTCTCCTGCTTCTTAGTCCTGCTGAAGCACAACCCCTTCCACCAGTTTTCATTGTCTTTTGGCAATTgatgctgcttttctccattttctgttaAACTAAAGTCAGTAATAATTGTGCAGTAGATTCTGGGTACATTTGTCTTAATGTTATGACCATAATGTGGAAGGGATGCTTTTAAGAAGCCACAGCAGTGAATTTGCTGTCTCTTGAGGGCTTCTTTTGATCCAGCCTCAAAATATTGCATTGCATTACTcaaaaacattgcaaaatatttcaatCTAATACATTTTCTAAGCATTCCAGTGCTATGCATGTGAGTAAACATACTTCCTCATTGAGTCAACAAAGCATATCTACAGGTAAGGCTATAACTGAGTTAATCTAGAATAGGTATTCAGCCTTGAGTTGAATCTGTATATTTGTGCTTTATGGATAATTTTGTAAGGGTAACTCAAGAACAGGGAGAGTGTGTTATTTGCATTCCCACCTTTTCATAACAGAAATTGTATTTCTGCCAATACTTGATGCATCTAGTTTTATCTTTCATCCTAAATAACTATATGATGTTATTTATATGATGCTGTGACTAGAGCCTTCCTCTGAGCAGTTTGTATGTGTTTCCAAGTCAGATacagttttatttcactttagATTGTAGAAGAACATGAAAGTGTTGAGCAAAGTCGACGAGCTCAAGCAGAGCCCATCAACCTGGACAGCTGTCTTAGAGCCTTCACCAGTGAGGAAGAGCTAGGGGAGGATGAGATGTACTACTGCTCCAAATGCAAGACCCATTGTTTGGCCACCAAAAAACTGGATCTTTGGAGACTTCCCCCTATATTGGTATGATCTTGTGTAGTTTTCCTctacagcaacaaaaccaaagtaGATTTATCACAAATTGGGATTGCTAGGTATGTCCTGAATAACAAGATTTGCTTTTGCTCACAGTCTCACGAGGGGCATTGACTTTGTTTGCTTGATGCATTTCTGGAGTGCAGGCAAATAAAAGAAACCTCAAATCCTTTTGAATCTTTTTCATTATGCATTGTAGGAAGTGATGGTGTTTTGCATTCAGTGTCATCTGTTCTGACACAGAATTCACTCTTGGGCAGTCTTTCTGGTAACTTGATCTTTTGTCTACTTGTGCAACAGCTGCATTTGTCACTTTTCAAATTTGGTTCATTATTCAGAACACACAGGGCTGATCAGTGACCTGAAGCAACCTTTTCAATCACTTCCCCATGAAAATACTGGTTCCATATTTTACCATCTCTGTCCCAAAATCCAAACTGTTGCATTACAGCATTGTTACTCTATTATATTGGCATATGATAAAACGTTTCAGGCaaagttatttttaagcaattaCTCACTGTAATGTAATTCTcctcttttaattttcctctaaCACATTTCTCCTTAGATCATCCACCTCAAAAGATTTCAATTTGTAAATGGCCGATGGATAAAATCTCAGAAAATAGTTAAATTTCCTAGAGAAAATTTTGACCCAAGTGCCTTCTTGGTACAAAGGGATCCATGTCATTTTCAAAGAAAGCAGCTGACACTTGACAACCTTCCTGAACCACGAACTTTCCAAGGGGAGTCCAGAAAAACAGATCAGCAGATGAGTTGCACACCTGGGGAAGGAGATACACTGAACAGAAGTCCATCCTCCCTCAACACTACTGTCCTGAATAATATTAAAGGTAGGTAATAATTAGGCAAAATCACATTTAATACTGATATTTGGAGGAGGGGGGCAATAATTTATATTAGgaacaaaattttaatgtttctttggCCAAAGCACTGCACTTATTTTGAAACTCATTTCTGTTGTTGTTTGCCCTGGCACGGTTAGTGAGTTTTTaccataaaaaaatgaaaaaagaaaaactattgcTCAGATACTGACACTGTCAGCTTGTCTAAGCAGGCTGTACTGAGAGTGAGGAATATGCTCCTGCATTAGAGAGCTAAATTTCAGTTTGTACATGTACCTTGAGTGTGCCTTTACTTGTCTTAGTAGTTCacataatttctgtttcagcatCTCCGTCTATGGGAAGGAAAAGTGGAACCAGCTGCCCTTCAAGCAAAAACAGTAGCCCAAATAGTAGCCCAAGGACTTTAGGAAGAGGTAAAGGGCGCCTGCGACTCCCACAGCTGGGTAAAAACAAACTCTCAAGTAGCAAAGAAAATTTGGATGCAAGTAAAGAGAACGGTACTGACCAGGAACAGAGATTTACTTCTGATCAAGGTGATGCTCTCACTAGAGGGCAGATTTTGGGTGGTAGCCAGAATGAACTCTATGCTGCTCAGGACAATGAGATGACCCTGGCCAATGGATACATCTGTGAGCAGAGTGCATATAGTAATGGCAGTATCAATGGTCAAATTGATAACCACAGTGAGGATGATATTACAGATGACCAAAGAGAAGAAGTATGTGTTAACCCTATTTACAATCTATATGCAATCTCGGTAAGTTGACTTTTTTATGCAAGTAAACTGTCTTTATGTGGCATTGTATTGACTAAGTGCATTTACACTATTGTTTTCATTATGAAAAGAAGGATCCATTAAGAAGACAAAGTAGAGACACTGtcaggaaaatatatttgccCATAAACtgagtaaaactgaaaaatatatcTCTGCATGATGTTGTTTCTGCCCGAGTGTGTGGTCTTAGCCAGCTCCAGATGCATACATTGTCACAAACCAAATATGAATTTGTGAACCATTCAATCTGTGAATTGTGAGTTTTGATCTTTGATCCagactttattttcttcttcattttcttcagtgcCATTCAGGAATTATGGGAGGGGGTCATTATGTCACTTATGCCAAAAACCCGAACAACAAGTGGTACTGCTACAATGACAGTAGCTGTAaggtaaataatttatttctgtagctATTAATTTTCACCTTGCTTACCTAGAGCCAGAGAAAAAACGTTTGGTGAGAACTGTTACTTGAAATCATGAGCATCCCAAAATTGCATCagataaatattaaaatcaatTGAGATTGTACTTGAGGTTTTTTCAAGCTCACATCTGTTTGTCAGCTGCTGCCACAGTTAAGGAAAGATGCTTATTTTGTACAAGGATGGAAAACTTACTAAAAATGGAagtccaaaaatattttttcatgatGGTAGCACTTCAGATTTCAATTACTGAATAATTAGGTTCCAACATTTCCAAGCATTTGCATCTACCACTATAAATTTGTCAtacttttcaaataaataatggaGCCTGATAGCTATGAGGGAGGCAGAAAATGGGATTCTTCTTGTTGTAAATAGCcagttaaaaatactgtttctagGGTGATGGTGTGTATTTTAAGTTCAGCAACAGTAACCATTGTCCCGTGGCACATTTCAGactttgtttcttgttttgcagGAGCTTCATCCCGATGAGATCGACACCGACTCTGCCTACATTCTTTTCTATGAGCAGCAGGGGGTAGACTATGCACAATTTCTGCCAAAGATAGATGGCAAAAAGATGGCAGACACGAGCAGCATGGATGAAGATTTTGAGTCAGATTATaagaaatactgtgttttaCAGTAAGCGGGTGGTCTGCTGTGGGCTGTTCTGAGTGCATGTGAGGGATAACATCCTGGAATTTAAATTGGGCAAAAATGGTATTGAAACAGATAACCTAAGTGTAGTTGTGGTACCCTGTGATCTGAAAGCACAAAAGGAAAACCCTAATTAAATAGCAGTTAATATAAAGATAGTattgttttgttctgttatcTCACTACATGCTCTAAACATTTCTGATGTTAAGACATCAGGCTGAGACTGCCATTGGCctttaaataaaatggtttGAGAAAAGCCAACTAGGACCAAATAAGAGCTAAATTAAACAGTCCAAATAAGAGCTAAACAAAGTAGT
Above is a window of Heliangelus exortis chromosome 21, bHelExo1.hap1, whole genome shotgun sequence DNA encoding:
- the USP32 gene encoding ubiquitin carboxyl-terminal hydrolase 32 isoform X2, whose protein sequence is MGAKESRIGFLSYDEALRRVTDIELKRLKDAFKRTCGLSYYMTQQCFIREVLGDGVPPKVAEVIYCSFGGISKGLHFNNLIVGLVLLTRGREEEKAKYIFSLFSNESGSYVVREEMEKMLLVVDGKIPESLKKCFSEGEKVNYEKFRVWLLHNKDAFTFSRWLLSGGVYVTLTDDSDTPTFYQTLAGVTHLEESDIIDLEKRYWLLKAQSRTGRFDLETFAPLVSPPIHPSLSEGLFNAFDENRDNHIDFKEISCGLSACCRGPLAERQKFCFKVFDIDRDGVLSRTELKEMVVALLEVWKDNRTDKLPELDMDLSEIVENILHMHDNTKLGHLTLEDYQIWSVKSALANEFLNLLFQVCHIVLGLRPATPEEEGQIIRGWLERESRYGLQPGHNWFLIAMPWWHQWKEYVKYDANPVVIEPSSVLSGGKNSLVAAAANTSEQGEDKMGGLNHLSATEEKFSDNISTASEASETTSSNTLYPGTPGTDVCFARQHNSSDNNNQCFLGTNGNILLQLNPQKPGAIDNQPLVTQEPVKAASLTMEGGRLKRSPQLIEGKDYVMVPEPVWRALYHWYGANLSLPRPVIKNSKTNVPELELFPRYLLFLRQQPATRTQQSNIWVNMGNVPSPNAPLKRVLAYTGCFSRMQTIKEIHEYLSQRLRIKEEDMRLWLYNSENYLTLLDDEDHRLEYLKIQDEQHLVIEVRNKDMSWPEEMSFIANSSKIDRHKVPTEKGATGLSNLGNTCFMNSSIQCVSNTQPLTRYFISGRHLYELNRTNPIGMKGHMAKCYGDLVQELWSGTQKNIAPLKLRWTIAKYAPRFNGFQQQDSQELLAFLLDGLHEDLNRVHDKPYVELKDSDGRPDWEVAAEAWENHLRRNRSIVVDLFHGQLKSQVKCKTCGHISVRFDPFNFLSLPLPMDSYMHLEITVIKLDGTTPVRYGLRLNMDEKYTGLKKQLSELCGLKPEQILLAEVHSSNIKNFPQDNQKVRLSVSGFLCAFEIPIPGSPTSASSPVQTDVSTGPSANGAPKIMMNGDLPKPTLIPNGMPNTVVPCGTERGLANCTLNGHVPLLAESPCTGYIIAVHRKMMRTELYFLSSQKNRPSLFGMPLIVPCTVHTRKKDLYDAVWIQVSRLASPLPPQEASNHAQDCDDSMGYQYPFTLRVVQKDGNSCAWCPWYRFCRGCKIECSEDRACVGNAYIAVDWDPTALHLRYQTSQERIVEEHESVEQSRRAQAEPINLDSCLRAFTSEEELGEDEMYYCSKCKTHCLATKKLDLWRLPPILIIHLKRFQFVNGRWIKSQKIVKFPRENFDPSAFLVQRDPCHFQRKQLTLDNLPEPRTFQGESRKTDQQMSCTPGEGDTLNRSPSSLNTTVLNNIKASPSMGRKSGTSCPSSKNSSPNSSPRTLGRGKGRLRLPQLGKNKLSSSKENLDASKENGTDQEQRFTSDQGDALTRGQILGGSQNELYAAQDNEMTLANGYICEQSAYSNGSINGQIDNHSEDDITDDQREEVCVNPIYNLYAISCHSGIMGGGHYVTYAKNPNNKWYCYNDSSCKELHPDEIDTDSAYILFYEQQGVDYAQFLPKIDGKKMADTSSMDEDFESDYKKYCVLQ